A single region of the Bacteroidota bacterium genome encodes:
- a CDS encoding ABC transporter permease, whose amino-acid sequence MSIKEQSDENWTHIIKPSYSLFDLNLKDVWRYRDLIGLFVKRDFVAAYKQTILGPLWHFIQPLFTTAIFLLVFTKIARIPTDGINPVLFYMSGITLWNYFSSCLMGTSNTFGSNAGIFGKVYFPRLVSPISTVISNLMKFGIQFLLLIVVMIWFAIIKGDHFYFGWSWLLIFPLLIILAGLGLGLGIIISALTTKYRDFSVLIGFGIQLAMYATPVVYPLSFIADKSYKWLIIINPMTYIMEAFRFALFHQGTMSVYLLYSVSFTVISLFVGLLMFNKVERSFMDTV is encoded by the coding sequence ATGAGCATTAAAGAACAATCGGACGAAAACTGGACGCATATAATAAAGCCCTCCTACTCTTTATTCGATTTAAATCTGAAGGATGTTTGGCGTTATCGTGATCTGATCGGGTTGTTTGTTAAGCGCGATTTTGTAGCAGCCTATAAGCAAACTATACTTGGTCCTTTATGGCATTTTATCCAGCCGCTTTTTACAACTGCCATATTCCTGCTGGTGTTTACAAAAATTGCCAGGATACCTACCGATGGAATTAATCCTGTTCTGTTTTATATGAGCGGCATTACCCTATGGAACTATTTTTCATCCTGTTTAATGGGTACTTCCAATACTTTTGGCAGTAATGCCGGAATTTTTGGTAAGGTTTATTTTCCCCGTCTCGTTTCACCAATATCCACCGTCATTTCAAACTTAATGAAATTCGGGATACAGTTCCTGTTGCTCATCGTTGTAATGATTTGGTTCGCGATAATAAAGGGTGATCATTTTTATTTCGGGTGGTCATGGTTATTGATATTCCCCTTGCTTATTATTCTGGCGGGACTCGGTTTGGGTTTGGGAATTATTATTTCGGCACTAACAACAAAGTACCGCGACTTTTCTGTATTGATCGGATTCGGTATACAGTTGGCTATGTATGCCACACCCGTGGTGTACCCGTTATCATTTATTGCCGATAAAAGTTACAAATGGCTTATCATAATTAACCCTATGACCTATATTATGGAAGCATTCAGATTTGCGTTGTTTCACCAGGGGACTATGTCTGTATATTTATTATATAGCGTATCTTTTACAGTTATTTCCTTATTTGTAGGTTTGCTCATGTTCAATAAAGTGGAGCGGAGTTTTATGGATACCGTTTAG